Proteins from a genomic interval of Methanoplanus endosymbiosus:
- a CDS encoding DNA topoisomerase VI subunit B — protein sequence MDLAEELASKQRSISVAEFFEKNKHLLGFDSPTRGIITTIKEAVDNSLDACEEAEILPDIYVGIKKTDKDVFRIIVEDNGPGITPAQVPFVFGKLLYGSRFHQIRQSRGQQGIGISAAVLYAQLTTGIPAVVTSRTGHKNPAYRFELLIKTETNEPEIVKEEEIVWDRMHGTRIEIEFKSSLAAKKRLLDYLRYTSVVNPHARIRADIDGDLHNFERASDEVIIAPKAIAPHPHGIELGLLKRMAALSDKSLKEFLIDGFSRVGDKNADEIIAISGLKQTRKTSGLKIEELKSLLSAMQTVSVPPPPASQCLSPIGEEMIIKGIDKEFELDFVKAKTRKSQVFSGNPFIIEAAIGYGGKLESEGSATLMRFANRVPLLYQQGACAITNAVSQVNWRSYNLSQQGIPTGPVMILVHVASTNVPFTSESKDAVAAIDEIEKEIILVMQDLGRELKNFLSRRDKNKQEEERARAVCSLLPDIAAKVSEIVEKPAPDTAPLEAQIMRKVVAKKQTINGIVEITVSNHTRSPVSVTVYNMSEGSAVDAKPKTDFTDVIGNEYNKLWKADIEPESAWKATYSGTGSGTLDIRGVDEKKLVVVDLDA from the coding sequence TTGGATCTTGCCGAAGAGTTAGCATCTAAACAGCGCAGCATAAGTGTTGCAGAATTCTTTGAGAAGAACAAGCATCTCTTAGGTTTTGACTCTCCGACGAGGGGAATAATTACAACCATAAAGGAAGCGGTGGACAACTCCCTTGATGCCTGCGAAGAGGCAGAGATCCTGCCTGACATCTATGTTGGAATAAAGAAGACTGATAAGGATGTCTTCCGGATTATTGTGGAGGACAACGGGCCGGGCATTACACCTGCCCAGGTGCCTTTTGTCTTTGGTAAACTGCTCTATGGATCACGCTTTCACCAGATCCGGCAGTCCAGGGGGCAGCAGGGTATAGGAATATCTGCGGCAGTGCTCTACGCGCAGCTGACCACCGGAATTCCGGCTGTTGTTACCTCACGAACCGGGCATAAAAATCCGGCATACAGGTTTGAGCTTCTCATTAAGACAGAGACGAATGAGCCGGAGATTGTCAAAGAGGAAGAGATTGTATGGGACAGGATGCACGGGACAAGAATTGAGATCGAATTCAAAAGTTCCCTTGCCGCCAAAAAAAGGCTTCTTGACTATCTCAGGTACACATCGGTCGTAAACCCGCATGCAAGAATAAGAGCAGATATTGACGGAGACCTGCACAATTTTGAGAGGGCGAGCGATGAGGTAATTATCGCGCCAAAGGCTATCGCGCCGCATCCGCATGGCATTGAACTTGGCCTCCTGAAGAGGATGGCGGCACTCAGTGACAAAAGCCTCAAAGAATTCCTGATAGACGGATTTTCCCGTGTCGGTGATAAAAATGCCGATGAGATAATCGCAATTTCCGGACTTAAACAGACCAGAAAAACTTCCGGCCTGAAGATTGAGGAATTAAAAAGCCTCCTCTCAGCAATGCAGACCGTAAGTGTGCCTCCGCCGCCTGCATCCCAGTGCCTCTCTCCGATTGGTGAAGAGATGATCATAAAGGGAATTGACAAGGAGTTTGAACTTGACTTCGTGAAGGCAAAAACGAGAAAAAGCCAGGTATTCTCCGGAAATCCGTTCATCATTGAGGCGGCCATAGGGTACGGCGGAAAGCTTGAGTCAGAAGGATCTGCAACTCTTATGAGATTTGCAAACCGCGTGCCTCTCCTATACCAGCAGGGTGCATGTGCAATTACAAACGCTGTCTCACAGGTGAACTGGAGATCATATAATCTCTCACAGCAGGGGATTCCCACAGGGCCTGTGATGATTCTCGTCCATGTTGCATCAACTAATGTCCCGTTCACATCTGAGAGCAAGGATGCGGTTGCGGCAATAGATGAGATAGAAAAAGAGATTATCCTCGTAATGCAGGATCTGGGCCGGGAACTGAAGAACTTCCTGAGCAGGAGGGATAAGAACAAGCAGGAGGAGGAGAGAGCACGTGCTGTCTGCTCACTGCTGCCCGACATTGCTGCCAAAGTGTCTGAGATTGTTGAAAAACCTGCTCCCGATACTGCGCCTCTTGAAGCGCAGATAATGAGAAAGGTTGTTGCAAAGAAGCAGACCATTAACGGAATAGTCGAGATTACTGTCAGCAATCACACAAGGAGCCCGGTTTCTGTAACGGTTTACAATATGTCGGAGGGCAGTGCAGTTGATGCAAAGCCAAAGACGGACTTTACTGATGTAATCGGGAATGAATACAATAAATTATGGAAGGCGGATATTGAACCGGAATCCGCATGGAAGGCCACATATTCCGGAACCGGCAGCGGGACGCTTGACATCCGCGGAGTAGATGAGAAGAAACTTGTGGTGGTGGATCTTGATGCTTAA
- a CDS encoding DNA topoisomerase IV subunit A, giving the protein MLKKELDEEATKRLKGIAGKWYDQISSATIPYISLPTRTKKNIEYDEKSEVWKYGSRETLRSASSAKGAMHLLKMAHVVGFLKNQIADNRSSTLREMYYISEGWKRAKFSAQDESNMLVEDLEIVTELSREAFHLRPEEDGASVYGSLRIKEQTRRGERIIHCREDVGEAGYPIPSNVDNLEFIDHDAKFVIAMETGGMYARLMENGFDEEYDAILLHLKGQPARSTRRVLKRLNAELGLPVVIFTDGDPWSYRIFASVAYGSIKAAHMSEILATPGAQFIGVQPSDISNYDLPADKLTEGDIAALKAELTDPRFDTEYWRKEINLQLKLGVKSEQQAFASRGLDFVTKEYLPARLSEMGVI; this is encoded by the coding sequence ATGCTTAAAAAAGAACTTGATGAAGAGGCAACAAAGCGGCTTAAAGGTATAGCAGGGAAGTGGTATGACCAGATCTCCTCTGCAACAATACCCTACATCTCACTCCCTACACGGACAAAAAAGAACATTGAGTACGATGAGAAGTCCGAGGTCTGGAAGTATGGCAGCCGCGAGACCCTCCGGTCAGCATCCTCAGCAAAGGGCGCAATGCATCTTCTGAAGATGGCGCATGTTGTCGGTTTTTTAAAGAACCAGATAGCCGATAACCGCTCATCCACACTGAGAGAGATGTATTACATCTCTGAAGGGTGGAAGAGGGCAAAGTTCTCAGCGCAGGATGAAAGTAATATGCTTGTAGAGGACCTTGAGATAGTCACTGAACTGTCAAGGGAGGCCTTTCATCTCAGGCCTGAGGAGGACGGGGCATCTGTATATGGCTCACTCAGGATAAAGGAGCAGACAAGACGTGGTGAGAGAATTATTCACTGCCGGGAGGATGTTGGTGAGGCTGGTTATCCGATACCCAGCAATGTGGACAACCTCGAATTCATTGACCATGATGCAAAATTTGTTATTGCGATGGAGACCGGAGGTATGTATGCCCGTCTTATGGAGAATGGTTTTGATGAGGAGTATGATGCCATACTTCTGCACCTTAAGGGCCAGCCGGCGCGCTCTACAAGGCGCGTCTTAAAGAGGCTGAATGCAGAATTGGGCCTGCCGGTTGTCATCTTCACTGACGGTGATCCCTGGTCATACAGGATCTTTGCAAGTGTGGCATATGGTTCTATTAAGGCGGCGCATATGTCAGAGATTCTTGCAACTCCGGGAGCGCAGTTTATCGGCGTTCAGCCGTCTGATATAAGCAATTATGATCTTCCGGCAGACAAGCTCACGGAGGGAGACATTGCAGCCCTGAAAGCAGAGCTTACTGATCCGAGGTTTGACACTGAATACTGGAGAAAGGAGATAAATCTGCAGCTTAAGCTTGGAGTGAAATCTGAACAGCAGGCTTTTGCAAGCCGGGGGCTTGATTTTGTGACGAAGGAATATCTGCCGGCGAGGCTGAGTGAGATGGGGGTAATTTGA
- a CDS encoding redox-regulated ATPase YchF, with protein sequence MINLAIAGKPNCGKSTFYSAATMAPAEIANYPFTTIDANKGVAYVRINCPCKELGIEGCKACKDGIRFIQIGLIDVAGLVPDAHKGKGLGNKFLDNLREADAILHIIDASGGTDEEGNPVDLGSHDPLNDIGFIEHEMTMWVYGLLEKNWQRLQRSSQAKTFSIIDAVAEQLAGLSITDEHVIRAENDSGVDLKSCTDDELEKFCECLVSASKPFLVIANKADSASDEVIGKLKAEENISIASAAGELAIRKATEAGFTSYVPGDADFTILNPEKLSKAQNAGLEAIRDFMKKADGTGVQQTINSAVFDLLDRIVVFPVEDESKYCDGQDRILPDAFLMKKGSNPHDLAYMVHTDIGNGFLYAVDARTKMRIKETHELKDGDIIKIVSANK encoded by the coding sequence ATGATTAATCTGGCAATAGCAGGCAAACCAAACTGCGGCAAATCCACATTTTATTCGGCTGCAACTATGGCTCCGGCAGAGATTGCAAATTATCCGTTTACAACAATTGATGCCAACAAGGGTGTTGCATACGTAAGAATTAACTGCCCGTGCAAAGAGCTTGGAATTGAGGGCTGCAAGGCATGCAAGGACGGAATCAGGTTTATACAGATCGGTCTTATTGATGTAGCAGGTCTTGTTCCTGATGCACATAAGGGCAAAGGGCTTGGAAATAAGTTTCTTGACAACCTCAGAGAGGCTGACGCAATACTTCACATAATAGATGCCAGCGGAGGCACTGATGAAGAGGGAAATCCGGTCGATTTGGGCAGTCATGACCCCTTAAATGACATCGGCTTTATTGAGCATGAGATGACTATGTGGGTGTACGGCCTTTTGGAGAAGAACTGGCAGAGGCTTCAGAGATCATCACAGGCCAAGACATTTTCAATTATTGATGCAGTCGCCGAACAGCTTGCAGGACTTTCAATTACTGATGAGCATGTAATACGCGCAGAGAACGACTCCGGAGTTGACCTGAAGAGCTGCACAGATGATGAGCTTGAGAAATTCTGTGAATGCCTGGTATCTGCCTCAAAACCTTTCCTTGTCATTGCAAACAAAGCAGACAGTGCATCTGATGAGGTTATCGGGAAATTAAAGGCTGAAGAGAATATATCAATAGCAAGTGCAGCAGGAGAACTTGCAATAAGAAAGGCTACTGAAGCAGGATTTACCAGCTATGTACCCGGAGATGCTGATTTTACAATATTAAATCCGGAAAAACTGAGCAAAGCCCAGAATGCAGGCCTTGAAGCCATAAGAGATTTCATGAAGAAGGCTGACGGGACAGGTGTTCAGCAGACAATAAACAGTGCAGTATTTGATCTGTTAGACAGAATTGTCGTTTTTCCGGTTGAGGACGAGAGCAAGTACTGTGACGGTCAGGACAGGATTTTACCGGACGCATTTCTGATGAAGAAGGGCAGCAACCCGCATGATCTCGCATACATGGTCCATACTGATATCGGTAACGGATTCTTATATGCAGTAGATGCCAGAACAAAGATGCGCATCAAAGAGACTCATGAACTTAAAGACGGCGACATAATTAAAATTGTATCGGCAAACAAATAA
- the larB gene encoding nickel pincer cofactor biosynthesis protein LarB: MNSNNTLRGILKEFEAGRISVDAAEELIDGLRIEKIGEIANIDLGRSVRCGMPEVILAEGKRTVHLTEIVEKILPVSGRCLITRVNAEQADSLIVIAEGLGFSYSYNETASTVFISGDPDIRKSGGRVGIITAGTSDLRVAEEAKVIAEVMGCEVKTSYDVGAAGIHRLFPAIKEMLDVDAYVVCAGREGTLPTVIAGLVSKPVIGVPVSVGYGYMGQGQAALAGMLQSCAVLTVVNIDAGFTAGAFAARIANMAGDNRD; the protein is encoded by the coding sequence ATGAATTCAAACAATACTTTAAGAGGGATTTTAAAGGAATTTGAGGCGGGCAGGATCTCAGTGGATGCGGCTGAGGAACTGATTGACGGCCTGAGAATTGAAAAGATAGGTGAAATTGCCAATATAGACCTTGGAAGGTCTGTCAGGTGCGGTATGCCTGAAGTAATACTGGCTGAGGGAAAGAGGACAGTTCACCTCACAGAGATTGTTGAAAAGATACTGCCTGTATCGGGGAGATGTCTCATTACGCGGGTTAATGCGGAACAGGCAGACTCTTTAATAGTAATTGCAGAAGGTCTTGGTTTTTCATATTCCTACAATGAAACTGCATCCACAGTTTTTATATCCGGAGATCCTGATATCAGAAAGTCCGGAGGGCGTGTTGGAATTATCACTGCCGGAACTTCAGACTTACGGGTTGCAGAGGAGGCAAAGGTTATTGCTGAAGTTATGGGCTGTGAGGTTAAGACTTCATATGATGTCGGGGCTGCCGGTATTCACCGTCTCTTTCCGGCAATAAAAGAGATGCTTGATGTTGATGCCTATGTCGTCTGTGCCGGGCGTGAGGGCACACTTCCGACTGTCATCGCCGGACTTGTCAGCAAACCGGTTATTGGCGTGCCTGTGAGCGTTGGCTACGGCTATATGGGTCAGGGGCAGGCCGCACTTGCCGGGATGCTACAGTCATGTGCCGTGTTAACGGTGGTGAATATCGATGCCGGTTTTACTGCCGGGGCATTTGCCGCAAGGATTGCAAATATGGCTGGTGATAATCGTGATTAA
- a CDS encoding class I SAM-dependent methyltransferase yields MNIPEKYLNGEYLEKNPTWDVEDSPWKAEQIQKIIERNNLSPDSICEIGCGAGEILNQLHKKIGGHCSFTGYEISPQAHKICLEKESENLKFKLKDFTTENDVNFDMLLLIDIIEHIEDYFSFLKKIKDKSKYKILHIPLEFFAVSAVYQSFIMNQRKNVGHLHYFSKETVIQTLKELDYEIIDYFYTPGFSLGHDYGLKDRLINIPRKYLYPLNNDLTVRIFGGYSLMILVK; encoded by the coding sequence ATGAATATTCCGGAAAAATATCTTAACGGAGAATATCTGGAAAAAAATCCTACATGGGACGTTGAGGATTCTCCATGGAAAGCAGAACAGATTCAAAAAATTATCGAGAGGAATAACCTGTCACCAGATTCCATATGTGAAATAGGCTGTGGTGCCGGTGAGATTCTGAATCAGCTCCATAAAAAAATTGGAGGTCATTGTTCATTTACAGGATATGAAATATCACCACAGGCCCATAAGATATGCCTTGAAAAGGAGAGTGAAAACCTTAAATTTAAATTAAAGGATTTCACAACTGAAAATGATGTTAATTTTGATATGCTTCTGCTCATCGACATAATTGAACATATTGAGGATTACTTCTCCTTTTTAAAGAAAATTAAGGATAAAAGTAAATATAAAATTCTTCACATCCCACTTGAGTTTTTTGCAGTTTCTGCAGTATATCAGAGTTTTATTATGAATCAGAGAAAAAATGTGGGTCATCTGCATTATTTTTCTAAGGAGACTGTAATTCAGACTCTGAAAGAACTGGATTATGAGATTATTGATTATTTCTACACTCCGGGATTTTCACTCGGCCACGATTACGGGCTGAAAGATCGCCTGATAAATATTCCAAGAAAATATCTGTATCCCCTGAATAATGATCTTACGGTACGAATATTTGGCGGATACTCACTGATGATTTTAGTAAAATAA
- a CDS encoding pyruvate kinase alpha/beta domain-containing protein, giving the protein MSYTAKTTYYFDEPGPGNTKDSASFAVERAEELGIKTIIVASTKGGSAEIFADAVKGTGVSLIVVTHVVGFSTPGVWEFPKSLADKLESEGVRVIKGTHVFSGLERAITRGGAKLGGASRTEAIAEALRKTVAVGLKVAVECTLIAADQGEIPVEDEIISVGGTISGSDTVCVIRPSHTSGYFDLQVREIVAMPRNR; this is encoded by the coding sequence ATGAGTTATACTGCCAAAACCACATACTATTTCGATGAACCCGGGCCGGGTAATACAAAGGACTCAGCTTCTTTTGCAGTGGAGCGTGCAGAGGAACTTGGAATAAAGACAATAATTGTTGCAAGTACAAAAGGCGGCAGTGCAGAGATATTTGCAGATGCAGTAAAAGGCACAGGCGTATCACTGATTGTTGTCACGCATGTTGTCGGTTTTTCCACTCCGGGAGTCTGGGAATTTCCAAAAAGCCTTGCAGATAAACTTGAAAGTGAAGGTGTTCGTGTAATAAAGGGCACTCATGTATTTTCAGGGCTTGAAAGGGCAATAACCCGTGGCGGTGCAAAACTTGGCGGCGCTTCAAGGACTGAAGCTATTGCAGAGGCTCTGAGAAAAACGGTTGCCGTCGGCCTCAAGGTTGCCGTTGAATGTACACTCATCGCCGCTGATCAGGGTGAAATTCCGGTTGAGGACGAGATAATCTCTGTTGGCGGCACAATTTCCGGTTCAGATACAGTCTGTGTCATCAGACCCTCGCATACTTCCGGATATTTTGACCTTCAGGTTCGTGAAATTGTTGCAATGCCGAGGAATCGCTGA
- the hisS gene encoding histidine--tRNA ligase, producing MIKKPRGTRDFLPDEMEERREVERKMRGVASSFGYREICTPTFESSELYTIKSGEGIIEEMYVFEDKGGRSLALRPEGTAAVLRMYVSEGKVLSKPVRWCYLSDCYRYERPQKGRYRQFWQFGAELIGADTAAADAEMILLAYEILSSTGVNFEMHVGHLSPMKHILSDLAEDDRKKVMALLDKKNFEGLTEYLNSAGKPELYDKLKNLVECSTLSEAMEICGDFPESERMAGILDILNHTGMKYKLNLGIVRGLDYYTGMVFEGFAENLGAENQIIGGGSYRLAHLFGGEDVASCGFGIGFDRVMVSLGQVDIKKKPVVAVAYTPEAASRAFEVAAIFRRAGIRAEINLLERGIGAQMKYAAKTATYVALIGARECESGLITLKNLSSGEQKEISPEDAVSEVV from the coding sequence ATGATTAAAAAGCCAAGAGGAACAAGGGATTTCCTTCCGGACGAGATGGAAGAGAGAAGAGAAGTTGAGAGAAAGATGAGGGGCGTTGCATCCTCATTCGGATACAGAGAGATATGCACACCCACTTTTGAGTCCTCGGAATTATATACAATAAAATCCGGCGAGGGAATAATAGAGGAGATGTATGTATTTGAGGACAAAGGCGGGAGAAGTCTTGCACTGCGCCCGGAAGGCACAGCCGCCGTCCTCAGGATGTATGTCAGTGAAGGAAAAGTCCTGTCAAAACCTGTACGATGGTGCTACCTCTCCGACTGCTACAGGTATGAAAGGCCACAGAAAGGAAGATACAGGCAGTTCTGGCAGTTTGGTGCGGAGTTAATAGGTGCAGACACAGCGGCGGCAGATGCCGAGATGATACTGCTTGCTTATGAGATACTGAGTTCCACAGGGGTGAATTTTGAGATGCATGTCGGGCATCTCTCACCAATGAAGCATATTCTCTCAGATCTTGCCGAAGATGACCGAAAAAAGGTAATGGCACTTCTGGATAAGAAAAATTTTGAAGGCCTTACAGAATATCTGAATTCTGCCGGAAAACCTGAACTCTATGATAAACTGAAAAATCTTGTCGAATGCTCAACCCTGAGTGAGGCTATGGAGATCTGCGGTGACTTTCCGGAATCAGAGAGAATGGCCGGTATTCTTGATATACTGAACCACACAGGGATGAAGTATAAGTTAAATCTGGGCATTGTAAGAGGACTTGACTATTACACAGGCATGGTCTTTGAAGGGTTTGCCGAAAATCTCGGTGCGGAAAACCAGATAATCGGCGGAGGTTCATACAGACTTGCCCATCTATTTGGTGGAGAGGATGTCGCATCCTGCGGATTCGGGATAGGATTTGACAGGGTGATGGTCTCACTGGGGCAGGTGGATATTAAGAAAAAACCTGTAGTGGCGGTTGCCTACACGCCTGAAGCTGCCTCAAGGGCATTTGAGGTCGCTGCAATTTTCAGAAGAGCAGGAATACGCGCAGAAATTAACCTCCTTGAGAGGGGAATCGGCGCACAGATGAAATACGCGGCAAAGACTGCAACATATGTCGCCCTGATTGGTGCAAGGGAATGTGAATCAGGCCTTATAACCTTAAAAAATTTAAGTTCCGGCGAGCAGAAGGAGATCTCTCCCGAAGATGCAGTCTCAGAGGTGGTTTAG
- a CDS encoding glycosyltransferase family 4 protein: protein MVDDLENCDVQVIKAVKKSTNPLAYAPFYTESLVNSLNRDIDILQAEYIPHSSIIPSLLKNKRPLVLKFHGDDALIYPFKNRFNRALINYSLNKADHVITCSEALKNTIISLGYERDKVTAIANGVDIDKFRPMDKNYCREQFNISEEACVCLYAGRLHPMKGIFELIESAKLNPDITFIFGGPGQIPKHMSNCIFLGDISPEKMPVLMNAADFLVLPSHSEGLGLVLLESLACEVPVIASNIGGCPEIVKDGLSGILISPKDIVGLSEAIKFLKLNPDQRRKMGIIGRKDVIDNYDANKLTEKLISVHLQFTD, encoded by the coding sequence ATGGTTGATGATCTTGAAAACTGTGATGTTCAGGTAATTAAGGCAGTTAAAAAAAGCACAAATCCACTGGCTTATGCTCCATTTTATACAGAAAGTCTGGTAAATTCTCTTAATCGTGACATAGACATTTTACAGGCGGAATATATCCCTCACAGCAGCATAATTCCCAGTTTATTAAAGAATAAGAGGCCTCTGGTTCTGAAATTTCATGGAGATGATGCACTCATTTACCCGTTTAAAAACAGGTTTAACAGGGCCCTGATAAATTATTCATTAAATAAAGCTGATCATGTAATTACATGCAGTGAAGCATTAAAAAATACTATAATCTCTCTGGGTTATGAGAGGGACAAAGTGACAGCAATTGCAAATGGGGTGGATATTGATAAATTCAGGCCCATGGACAAGAATTATTGCAGAGAACAATTCAATATTTCAGAAGAGGCATGCGTCTGTCTTTATGCCGGCAGATTGCATCCAATGAAAGGTATCTTTGAACTTATAGAATCAGCAAAATTAAATCCTGATATTACTTTTATCTTTGGAGGACCGGGACAAATCCCAAAACATATGTCTAATTGTATCTTTTTAGGTGATATCAGTCCTGAAAAAATGCCTGTCTTAATGAATGCCGCTGATTTTTTGGTTTTACCAAGTCATTCGGAAGGTCTGGGCCTGGTTCTTTTAGAAAGCCTTGCATGTGAAGTTCCCGTTATTGCAAGCAATATTGGAGGATGTCCTGAGATTGTAAAAGACGGACTTTCAGGTATTTTAATTTCACCGAAAGATATCGTGGGCCTTTCAGAAGCAATAAAATTTTTAAAATTAAATCCGGATCAGAGGAGAAAAATGGGTATAATTGGACGAAAAGATGTTATTGATAACTATGATGCAAATAAACTAACTGAAAAACTAATCTCAGTTCATCTTCAATTTACAGATTGA
- a CDS encoding ABC transporter permease, with translation MTYSYLLYVTVFGAATVTYLWLRDARIFYRTGYPGYRKAAYYGVFYTALSLTGVLFALRGEELISLILVLIALFFQGRIEKEKDKIWSKTSTALDRILGNVSMRR, from the coding sequence ATGACATACAGTTATCTTCTCTATGTGACAGTCTTCGGCGCAGCAACAGTAACGTACCTGTGGCTGAGGGATGCAAGAATATTTTACAGAACAGGTTATCCCGGATACAGAAAAGCAGCATATTACGGAGTTTTTTATACAGCATTATCCCTGACAGGCGTTCTCTTTGCCCTAAGGGGTGAGGAGCTTATATCTCTGATCTTAGTTCTTATAGCCCTCTTCTTTCAGGGCAGAATTGAGAAGGAGAAGGATAAAATATGGTCAAAAACGTCCACAGCGCTTGACAGAATTCTTGGAAACGTAAGTATGAGAAGATAA
- a CDS encoding nicotinamide-nucleotide adenylyltransferase produces the protein MKRGFYIGRFQPYHNGHQSVLEAISDEVDEIVIGVGSAQMSHYVNNPFTAGERIMMITRSLDKLKCPFYAIPIEDVQRNALWVAHVKSMSPPFDKVFSSNPLVVELFREQGVEVVSPDMYERGTHSGTEIRRRMLMDENWQELVPSVVVDIIEEIGGVRRLSQISKKD, from the coding sequence ATTAAAAGAGGATTTTATATCGGACGTTTTCAGCCGTACCACAACGGGCATCAGTCTGTTCTTGAGGCAATATCAGATGAAGTCGATGAGATTGTAATCGGGGTTGGCAGTGCCCAGATGAGCCATTATGTCAATAATCCCTTTACTGCCGGTGAGAGGATTATGATGATTACAAGGTCGCTTGATAAGCTGAAATGTCCGTTTTATGCAATTCCGATAGAGGATGTCCAGAGGAATGCCCTGTGGGTTGCGCATGTAAAGTCCATGTCACCTCCGTTTGATAAGGTATTTTCAAGCAATCCACTGGTTGTTGAACTATTCAGGGAGCAGGGCGTAGAGGTTGTATCTCCTGATATGTATGAGAGGGGTACACACAGCGGCACAGAGATCAGGCGCAGGATGCTCATGGATGAAAACTGGCAGGAGCTTGTACCGTCAGTTGTGGTTGATATTATTGAGGAGATAGGCGGTGTCCGTCGCCTGAGTCAGATCTCAAAGAAGGACTAA
- a CDS encoding class I SAM-dependent methyltransferase: MYPERIPEETEHLFSADEAYDYNILQRTLLKRNLLPLKDITDAGVNHGTVLEVGAGPGYLGVEWLKSSRVRSDSELVAIDINRNMVCIAKDNSETISEKDRYSVIQGNAEMMPFCRNTFNGVFSAYSLHEWRNPVNVISETDRVLKGESSAVIIDMRRDIPKDLLRREKNRMRKQSRNNFEASVKAAYTKNEIENIMENAGISDYQTDGETFNLKVSWTKLR; the protein is encoded by the coding sequence ATGTATCCCGAAAGAATTCCGGAGGAGACAGAACACCTCTTTTCAGCAGATGAGGCATACGACTACAACATACTCCAGAGAACTCTACTGAAGAGAAATCTGCTCCCTTTAAAAGATATAACGGATGCAGGGGTTAATCACGGAACTGTTCTGGAGGTAGGTGCAGGGCCGGGCTATCTCGGAGTTGAGTGGCTTAAAAGCAGCAGAGTCAGATCAGATTCAGAACTGGTTGCTATTGATATAAACCGGAATATGGTCTGCATAGCAAAGGATAATTCAGAAACTATCAGTGAAAAAGATCGTTACTCTGTGATTCAGGGGAATGCAGAGATGATGCCTTTTTGCCGGAATACATTTAACGGAGTCTTCTCTGCCTACTCACTTCACGAATGGAGAAATCCGGTAAATGTAATCTCTGAAACTGACAGGGTTCTTAAGGGAGAATCATCTGCCGTAATTATTGATATGAGAAGGGATATTCCAAAAGATCTTCTCAGGAGGGAGAAAAACCGGATGAGGAAGCAGTCACGTAATAACTTTGAGGCCTCAGTTAAGGCAGCATATACAAAGAATGAAATCGAGAACATTATGGAAAATGCAGGAATATCAGATTATCAGACAGATGGGGAAACCTTTAATCTCAAGGTCTCATGGACTAAACTGAGATAG